The Fulvivirga ligni genome window below encodes:
- a CDS encoding rhomboid family intramembrane serine protease gives MSATIILVIITAILSYYAWNNSNIMNKWIFNPYSVNKYKQYYRFITSGFIHNDLMHLIFNMIVLWMFGEQVEREFVDIFGSAGIIVFVAMYILGIIMSDMPTYFKHKEHAYYNALGASGGVSSILFSFILFDPNMPLAPYGISFLALPAIVWAALYIIYSIYMGKRGGDNINHDAHLWGGLFGIAFTIAVYPGVVMIFLNQLKYFSLF, from the coding sequence ATGTCAGCAACAATCATATTAGTAATCATCACTGCTATTCTCTCCTACTACGCGTGGAACAATAGCAATATCATGAATAAGTGGATATTTAATCCCTACAGTGTGAACAAGTACAAACAGTACTACAGGTTTATCACCAGCGGCTTTATCCACAATGACCTCATGCACCTCATTTTTAATATGATTGTACTCTGGATGTTTGGAGAACAGGTGGAAAGAGAATTCGTAGACATTTTTGGTTCTGCCGGAATAATTGTGTTTGTAGCCATGTACATATTAGGCATAATTATGTCTGACATGCCTACCTATTTCAAACATAAAGAACACGCCTACTACAATGCATTGGGCGCATCAGGCGGTGTATCCTCAATACTATTCAGCTTTATCCTGTTTGATCCTAACATGCCCCTAGCACCCTATGGCATATCCTTCCTGGCACTACCTGCCATAGTTTGGGCCGCACTATACATTATCTACTCCATTTACATGGGCAAAAGAGGTGGAGACAACATAAACCATGATGCCCACCTGTGGGGCGGACTTTTTGGTATCGCTTTTACTATAGCTGTTTATCCGGGGGTGGTTATGATCTTTTTGAATCAGTTGAAGTATTTTAGTTTGTTTTAA